One genomic window of Fusarium fujikuroi IMI 58289 draft genome, chromosome FFUJ_chr01 includes the following:
- a CDS encoding related to RNA binding protein Pym gives MPSQPSNAGIVTDENSGDREIPQSVRADGSTRKAIKIRPGYRPPEDVEVYKNRTAEAFRERGKKIGIPGATGLKEESSEQNSAASNKNAKRREARKKAKAAEGDTPALAEETKPEEVDPEVEREKKARNLKKKLKQAKDLKNKKEGGEALLPEQIAKVIKINELIRELDALGFDAEGEPKKAATDDEGEKKD, from the coding sequence ATGCCTTCGCAGCCTTCGAACGCGGGTATTGTCACCGACGAGAACAGTGGTGACCGAGAGATCCCGCAGTCTGTCCGCGCAGATGGCAGTACCCGTAAAGCTATCAAAATTCGTCCGGGATACCGGCCTCCCGAGGACGTCGAAGTCTACAAGAACCGCACTGCCGAGGCCTTTCGCGAGCGCGGTAAGAAGATTGGCATCCCAGGTGCCACGGGCTTGAAGGAAGAGAGCTCCGAACAAAACTCGGCAGCAAGCAACAAGAACGCCAAGCGTCGTGAGGCTCGGAAAAAGGCAAAGGCTGCAGAGGGTGATACTCCAGCCCTTGCGGAAGAGACAAAGCCCGAGGAAGTCGATCCCGAAGTTGAGCGCGAGAAAAAGGCCCGAAATCttaagaagaagttgaagcagGCTAAGgacctcaagaacaagaaggaaggTGGTGAGGCTCTACTTCCCGAGCAAATCGCAaaggtcatcaagatcaacgaaCTCATTAGAGAGTTGGATGCGCTGGGTTTCGACGCTGAGGGtgagcccaagaaggctgccaCTGACGACGAGGGTGAAAAGAAGGACTGA
- a CDS encoding probable GFA1-glucosamine--fructose-6-phosphate transaminase → MCGIFGYINYLVEKDRKFILDTLVNGLSRLEYRGYDSAGLAIDGDKKKEVLAFKEVGKVAKLRKLIDESDLDLEKIFDSHAGIAHTRWATHGPPSTTNCHPHRSDVNWEFTVVHNGIITNYKELKTLLQAKGFKFETETDTECIAKLTKYIHDQHPSIGFTDLAKAVIQELEGAYGLLIKSVHYPHEVIAARKGSPLVIGVKTERRMKVDFVDVEYSDENAALPAEAASQNVAIKKNDLLSPDAGLLGAADKSLLHRSQSRAFMTDDGMPMPTEFFLSSDPSAIVEHTKKVMYLEDDDIAHIHEGSLNIHRLKKADGSSNVRTIQTLELELQEIMKGKFDHFMQKEIFEQPESVVNTMRGRLDIANKTVTLGGLRSYISTIRRCRRIIFIACGTSYHSCMAVRGVFEELAEIPIAVELASDFLDRQAPVFRDDTCVFVSQSGETADSLMALRYCLERGALTVGIVNVVGSSISLLTHCGVHINAGPEIGVASTKAYTSQFIAMVMFALSLSEDRASKKARREEIMEGLSNVSAQIKSILELDSSIKKLCENFKNQKSLLLLGRGSQFSTALEGALKIKEISYLHCEAVMSGELKHGVLALVDENLPIIMILTRDDLFKKSLNAYQQVIARGGKPIVICNPSDEEFKSSEAEKIEIPKTVDVLQGLLNVIPLQLIAYWLAVLEGLNVDFPRNLAKSVTVE, encoded by the exons ATGTG TGGTATTTTCGGATACATCAACTACCTGGTGGAGAAGGACCGCAAGTTCATCCTCGACACTCTTGTCAACG GTCTGTCCCGTCTCGAGTACCGTGGATATGACTCTGCTGGTCTAGCCATCGacggcgacaagaagaaggaggttcTCGCTTTCAAGGAGGTTGGCAAGGTCGCCAAGCTCCGAAAGCTCATTGACGAGTCCGACCTCGACCTCGAGAAGATCTTTGATTCACATGCCGGTATTGCCCACACCCGATGGGCTACTCACGGTCCTCCTTCCACCACCAACTGCCACCCCCACCG ATCTGACGTCAACTGGGAGTTCACCGTTGTCCACAATggtatcatcaccaactacAAGGAGTTGAAGACTCTTCTCCAGGCAAAGGGCTTCAAGTTCGAGACTGAGACCGACACTGAGTGCATTGCAAAGCTCACCAAGTACATCCACGACCAGCACCCCTCCATTGGCTTCACCGACCTTGCCAAGGCCGTCATCCAGGAGCTCGAAGGTGCTTATGGCCTTCTCATCAAGTCCGTCCACTACCCCCATGAAGTCATCGCCGCCCGAAAGGGTTCTCCTCTCGTCATCGGTGTCAAGACCGAGCGTCGCATGAAGGTCGACTTTGTCGATGTTGAATATTCTGATGAGAACGCTGCCCTCCCCGCCGAGGCTGCTTCCCAGAATGttgccatcaagaagaacgaCCTTCTGTCTCCTGACGCTGGCCTTCTCGGTGCCGCCGACAAGTCTCTTCTCCACCGATCTCAGTCTCGTGCTTTCATGACTGATGATGGCATGCCCATGCCCACTGagttcttcctctcctctgaCCCTTCGGCCATTGTCGAGCACACCAAGAAGGTCATGTAcctcgaggacgacgacATTGCCCACATCCACGAGGGCTCCCTCAACATCCACCGcctcaagaaggctgatgGCAGCTCCAACGTCCGAACCATCCAGACCCTTGAGCTCGAGCTCCAGGAGATCATGAAGGGCAAATTCGACCACTTCATGCAAAAGGAGATTTTCGAGCAGCCCGAGTCGGTCGTCAACACCATGCGTGGTCGTCTCGACATTGCCAACAAGACCGTCACCCTTGGCGGTCTCCGCTCTTACATCTCTACCATTCGCCGATGCCGCcgcatcatcttcattgCCTGCGGTACTTCTTACCACTCTTGCATGGCTGTTCGTGGTGTCTTTgaggagcttgctgagatCCCCATCGCCGTTGAGCTGGCTTCCGATTTCCTCGACCGACAGGCCCCTGTCTTCCGTGACGACACCTGCGTCTTCGTCTCTCAGTCTGGTGAGACTGCCGACTCTCTCATGGCTCTCCGCTACTGCTTGGAGCGTGGTGCCCTGACTGTCGGTATTGTTAACGTTGTCGGctcctcaatctctctcCTCACCCACTGTGGTGTCCACATTAACGCCGGTCCCGAGATCGGTGTCGCCTCTACCAAGGCCTACACCTCTCAGTTCATCGCCATGGTCATGTTTGCTCTGTCCCTGAGCGAGGACCGTGCTTCCAAGAAAGCTCGCCGCGAGGAGATCATGGAGGGTCTCTCCAACGTCTCTGCCCAGATCAAGTCCATCCTCGAGCTTGACTCCTCCATCAAGAAGCTTTGCGAGAACTTCAAGAACCAGAagtctctcctcctcctcggccgTGGCAGCCAGTTCTCCACTGCCCTTGAGGGTGCCCTCAAGATTAAGGAAATCTCCTACCTTCACTGTGAAGCCGTCATGTCCGGTGAGCTGAAGCACGGTGTCCTGGCTCTGGTTGACGAGAACCTCCCCATTATCATGATCCTCACCCGTGATGATCTGTTCAAGAAGTCACTCAACGCCTATCAGCAGGTTATTGCTCGCGGTGGTAAGCCCATCGTTATCTGCAACCCCTCTGATGAGGAGTTCAAGTCTTCtgaagccgagaagatcGAGATCCCCAAGACGGTCGACGTTCTCCAAGGTCTCCTCAACGTTATCCCTCTCCAGCTCATTGCCTACTGGCTTGCCGTTCTTGAGGGTCTCAACGTTGATTTCCCTCGTAACCTGGCCAAATCGGTCACTGTCGAGTAA
- a CDS encoding probable RPT4-26S proteasome regulatory subunit — protein sequence MSAEDERQAALNSYRTKLMESREWEAKLKNLRLEIKDMQREFDKTEDNIKALQSVGQIIGEVLKQLDDERFIVKASSGPRYVVGCRSKVDKLKLKQGTRVALDMTTLTIMRMLPREVDPLVYNMSLEDPGQVSFAGIGGLNDQIRELREVIELPLKNPELFLRVGIKPPKGVLLYGPPGTGKTLLARAVASSLETNFLKVVSSAIVDKYIGESARLIREMFGYAKEHEPCIIFMDEIDAIGGRRFSEGTSADREIQRTLMELLNQLDGFDYLGKTKIIMATNRPDTLDPALLRAGRLDRKIEIPLPNEVGRLEILKIHSQSVVIDGDLDFESVVKMSDGLNGADLRNVVTEAGLFAIKDYRDSINQDDFNKAVRKVAESKKLEGKLEYQKL from the exons ATGTCTGCCGAAGACGAGCGCCAGGCTGCCCTGAACTCCTACCGCACGAAACTCATGGAGTCGCGAGAATGGGAGGCAAAGCTCAAGAATCTGCGCTTAGAGATCAAGGACATGCAGCGAGAGTTTGACAAGACCGAGGACAACATCAAGGCGCTACAGAGTGTGGGACAGATCATCGGGGAGGTACTGAAACAGCTTGATGACGAACGAT TTATCGTCAAGGCCTCTTCGGGGCCACGATATGTTGTCGGATGCAGATCAAAggtcgacaagctcaagctcaagcaagGTACCCGTGTTGCTCTCGACATGACGACACTCACCATCATGCGAATGCTCCCCCGCGAAGTCGACCCCTTGGTGTACAACATGTCTCTGGAGGACCCAGGGCAAGTCAGCTTTGCTGGTATCGGTGGATTGAACGATCAGATTCGAGAGCTTAGAGAAGTCATTGAGCTCCCCCTCAAGAACCCCGAACTGTTCCTCCGAGTAGGCATCAAACCTCCCAAGGGTGTCCTGTTGTATGGCCCTCCTGGAACTGGAAAAACTCTATTGGCACGAGCAGTTGCCAGCAGTCTAGAGACCAACTTCTTGAAGG TTGTTTCTTCCGCTATTGTCGATAAATACATTGGAGAATCTGCAAGACTGATCCGCGAGATGTTTGGCTATGCCAAGGAGCATGAGCCTTGCATCATTTTCATGGACGAGATCGATGCCATTGGTGGCCGACGTTTCTCTGAGGGCACCAGTGCTGATCGTGAGATTCAACGAACACTCATGGAGTTGCTCAACCAGCTGGATGGTTTCGACTATCTGggcaagaccaagatcatcatggcaaccAACCGACCTGACACATTGGACCCTGCGCTTCTTCGTGCTGGTCGACTGGACCGAAAGATTGAGATTCCTCTGCCCAACGAGGTCGGACGCCTCGAGATTCTTAAGATTCACTCACAAAGCGTGGTAATCGATGGAGACCTTGATTTCGAAAGCGTGGTGAAGATGAGTGACGGGCTCAACGGTGCTGATTTGCGAAACGTGGTTACTGAAGC CGGTCTATTTGCTATCAAGGATTACCGAGACTCAATCAATCAGGACGATTTCAACAAGGCTGTTCGCAAGGTCGCGGAATCCAAGAAGTTGGAGGGCAAGCTTGAGTACCAGAAGCTGTAA